A window of the Elusimicrobiota bacterium genome harbors these coding sequences:
- the smpB gene encoding SsrA-binding protein SmpB gives MKKKETIELVATNRKARHDYFILETFEAGIALEGPEVKSLRLKQAVITQGFARVENGSVLLYGLHIAPYAYNTMKDIDPLRARKLLLKRGEIHKLGNATAIKGNTLVALEVYFKKGWAKVLLGLAKGKNASDRHEQIKKRDIDRELRRELGDKFKG, from the coding sequence GTGAAAAAGAAAGAAACCATTGAACTTGTGGCCACCAACCGTAAAGCCCGCCACGATTATTTTATCCTTGAAACCTTTGAGGCCGGTATCGCGCTTGAAGGGCCCGAGGTTAAATCCCTGCGCCTTAAGCAGGCTGTCATTACACAGGGATTCGCCCGGGTTGAAAACGGCTCGGTTTTGCTTTACGGTCTGCACATAGCGCCCTATGCCTATAATACGATGAAAGACATTGATCCGCTAAGAGCCCGCAAGCTGCTATTAAAACGCGGTGAAATACACAAACTGGGCAATGCCACCGCCATCAAGGGGAATACGCTGGTAGCGCTTGAAGTTTATTTCAAGAAAGGCTGGGCCAAAGTGCTTTTGGGGCTTGCCAAGGGCAAAAACGCCTCCGACCGCCACGAGCAAATAAAGAAACGGGATATAGACCGCGAACTTCGCAGGGAGTTGGGCGATAAATTTAAAGGGTAA
- a CDS encoding ATPase, T2SS/T4P/T4SS family has product MAKGLQRKRNVREILIEEKLVPEDKVTAAEETAKKENKSLMQVLAELGLIPELKLLKILAAEWGFKAIDLSKVNPSKEIVRLVPEAMARKQLCVPFAHQDNKLFLAMADPRDFLVVEDIGLRTGLEVEAFLALPQIITRLLENVYGRGDSAAVNKLVESVAAKVPDEEGFSLAGDDSKKDISDVDANAPEVEKLVNAIILGALNLKASDIHIEPFEDATGKNSKVLIRYRVDGMLHAASFLIPWAYRNAVTAKIKILTNSMDITERRIPQSGRIQIIAKGNPIEFRVEMIPTVYGESCVMRILDRASVRVDIKVMGFLPDTEKKLLAQFQGIGGKKNFGLVLVCGPTGSGKSTTLYGCLNYVNRPDIKILTAENPVEYNIDGIVQVPVNPEIKLGVDKIFDFASALRSFMRLDPDVIMVGEIRDGETARIALEAAMTGHLVFSTIHTNDSPSALERLTQMGLPPFVVANTMKAVLAQRLARRLCKCKEEAEISPEERAVFEACNVTIPPGRKIFRPKGCDECKSSGYKGRVGMHELLILDDGIRAQILKDPSAIPIKNLAMKGGMRTIAMDGLEKVLLGLTTVKEVLGGAS; this is encoded by the coding sequence TTGGCTAAAGGACTTCAGCGAAAAAGGAATGTGAGGGAAATCCTCATAGAGGAGAAGCTTGTCCCTGAGGATAAGGTGACGGCCGCTGAGGAAACCGCCAAAAAAGAAAACAAATCTTTAATGCAGGTCCTGGCCGAATTAGGGCTTATTCCGGAACTCAAGCTTCTTAAAATCCTTGCCGCCGAATGGGGATTCAAAGCCATAGATCTGTCTAAAGTAAATCCTTCCAAGGAAATTGTGCGGCTTGTGCCCGAGGCTATGGCCAGGAAGCAGCTTTGCGTGCCTTTCGCGCACCAGGATAATAAGTTGTTTTTGGCGATGGCTGACCCGAGGGATTTTTTGGTGGTGGAAGATATCGGTTTGCGCACCGGGCTTGAAGTGGAGGCCTTCCTCGCGCTCCCCCAGATAATCACCAGATTGCTTGAAAATGTTTACGGCCGCGGCGACAGCGCCGCGGTAAACAAGCTGGTGGAATCCGTGGCCGCCAAGGTTCCCGATGAAGAGGGGTTTTCGCTGGCGGGGGACGATTCAAAAAAAGACATCTCGGATGTGGACGCCAACGCTCCCGAGGTGGAAAAGCTGGTAAACGCAATAATACTGGGAGCCCTTAACTTAAAGGCCTCCGATATACATATAGAGCCTTTTGAAGATGCCACCGGAAAAAACAGCAAGGTGCTTATACGTTACCGCGTGGATGGCATGCTGCATGCGGCCTCTTTTCTTATACCCTGGGCTTACCGCAACGCCGTAACCGCCAAGATAAAAATTCTCACAAACTCAATGGACATAACCGAGCGCCGCATTCCGCAGAGCGGCCGCATACAGATAATAGCCAAGGGGAACCCTATAGAGTTCCGCGTTGAAATGATCCCCACGGTTTATGGCGAGTCGTGCGTAATGCGTATCCTTGACCGCGCCTCAGTGCGCGTTGACATAAAGGTAATGGGCTTTTTGCCGGACACGGAAAAGAAACTTTTGGCGCAGTTTCAGGGCATAGGAGGCAAAAAGAATTTCGGCCTGGTGCTCGTGTGCGGGCCCACGGGCTCGGGCAAATCAACCACGCTTTACGGCTGCCTGAACTATGTAAACCGCCCCGACATTAAAATACTCACGGCGGAAAACCCCGTGGAATACAACATCGACGGCATAGTGCAGGTGCCGGTAAATCCCGAGATCAAGCTCGGGGTGGATAAAATATTCGATTTTGCCTCGGCGCTCCGCTCTTTTATGCGCCTTGACCCGGATGTCATAATGGTGGGGGAAATACGCGATGGTGAAACCGCCCGCATAGCCCTTGAAGCCGCCATGACGGGGCACTTGGTTTTTTCAACCATACACACCAACGATTCTCCTTCGGCGCTGGAGCGCCTTACCCAGATGGGGCTGCCGCCGTTCGTTGTGGCAAATACCATGAAAGCTGTGCTTGCCCAGCGTCTGGCAAGGCGGCTTTGCAAATGCAAGGAAGAAGCCGAAATTTCCCCGGAAGAGCGCGCGGTGTTTGAAGCTTGTAATGTGACTATTCCGCCGGGCAGGAAAATTTTCAGGCCGAAGGGCTGCGACGAGTGCAAGAGCAGCGGCTACAAAGGGCGCGTGGGTATGCACGAACTTCTTATACTGGATGACGGAATCCGCGCGCAGATACTTAAAGATCCTTCCGCCATACCGATTAAAAATTTGGCCATGAAAGGCGGCATGCGCACCATCGCCATGGATGGGCTTGAAAAGGTGCTTCTTGGACTTACCACGGTGAAGGAAGTCCTTGGCGGCGCGTCGTAA
- a CDS encoding DUF192 domain-containing protein, with translation MIVFNLTRNLSVVSQARKADTFSSRLFGLIPRRSIGEEEGLWLFPCAMIHMCFMSFAIDAVFLDENLKTLRVVENLKPWRFSPWVYGAKSVLELNAGRCGGRLAVGDQLAFR, from the coding sequence ATGATCGTTTTCAACCTTACAAGAAATCTGTCCGTGGTTTCACAGGCCCGGAAAGCGGATACTTTTTCAAGCCGGCTTTTTGGCCTTATTCCGCGCCGTTCCATTGGCGAAGAGGAGGGGCTGTGGCTTTTCCCGTGCGCCATGATACATATGTGTTTCATGAGCTTCGCCATAGACGCCGTATTTTTGGATGAAAATCTAAAAACACTCAGGGTCGTTGAAAATCTGAAGCCATGGCGCTTCTCGCCGTGGGTTTACGGGGCAAAAAGCGTGCTGGAGCTTAACGCGGGCCGCTGCGGGGGCAGGCTGGCAGTCGGCGACCAGTTGGCCTTCCGGTAA
- a CDS encoding S8 family serine peptidase, with amino-acid sequence MAGMRRILAAFLALLCCLEPACFALKTEKLFPAYPAVSGHARVAVEAASGMIFARFKAGTDAETKKKHLASAGLAVLKEFDSTGWTLVGLPDGMTVTRGLALAKNVTGLEAAEPDRAYRVKKTPNDPLLSSQYALVNVLATSAWEFDTGSSNTITVAILDTGIDGTHPDLSGKLTGQSQFFDPNQLSAQSPNAPTPACNHATHAAGVAAASTDNGIGIAGMSWGAKLLSLKVFSDNDCTPNCGDKSGTGSCSTDDATISAAINYAVTQNNSPGIGRIIINMSLGSPGTCDSSGQLQAAVNSAYAAGLLIVAAGGNESSYVDSPANCSHVIPVGATDSGDNLASFSNYGSEMTQGGLTAPGDNLLTTDLAGAYTYASGTSFSAPMVSGLAALIWSAKPGLSPGQVWDIMKNSADDLGMPGADQYFGFGRINALKAMRLAVNNTYADFKGAFKSLPLPNPFRPKTDKTIVFTIPTELLAGNVELRIYTQEGELVKKLSSPGWDGKNESGFFVASGVYVFHLKTDKGSAKGKFAVIR; translated from the coding sequence ATGGCCGGAATGCGGCGGATACTCGCCGCTTTTCTGGCTCTTTTATGCTGTCTTGAGCCGGCTTGCTTCGCTCTCAAAACAGAGAAACTCTTTCCGGCTTACCCGGCGGTTTCAGGCCATGCCAGAGTCGCGGTTGAAGCGGCAAGCGGAATGATCTTTGCCCGCTTTAAGGCGGGAACCGACGCTGAAACTAAAAAAAAACACCTTGCATCCGCCGGTCTTGCCGTTCTTAAGGAATTCGACTCTACCGGTTGGACGCTTGTCGGCCTGCCTGACGGCATGACGGTAACGCGGGGACTCGCCCTGGCAAAAAATGTCACCGGTCTTGAAGCTGCGGAGCCGGACCGGGCCTACAGGGTAAAAAAGACTCCAAACGACCCTTTACTTTCTTCCCAGTACGCGCTTGTGAACGTGCTTGCAACTTCCGCATGGGAATTCGATACCGGCTCATCCAATACAATCACAGTCGCCATTCTTGATACCGGTATAGACGGGACGCATCCGGATCTTTCCGGCAAGCTTACCGGCCAAAGCCAATTTTTTGATCCCAACCAGTTAAGCGCCCAGAGCCCGAACGCGCCCACCCCCGCCTGTAATCATGCCACTCATGCCGCGGGGGTGGCCGCCGCCTCCACCGACAACGGCATCGGCATAGCCGGAATGTCCTGGGGGGCGAAGCTGCTTTCTCTTAAGGTCTTTAGCGATAATGACTGTACGCCAAACTGCGGCGATAAAAGCGGAACCGGCTCCTGTTCCACGGACGACGCCACCATATCCGCGGCTATAAATTATGCCGTCACCCAGAATAATTCGCCCGGTATCGGCAGAATAATAATCAATATGAGCCTTGGTTCGCCCGGCACTTGTGATTCCTCCGGACAGTTGCAGGCGGCGGTAAATTCCGCTTACGCAGCAGGGCTGCTTATTGTGGCGGCCGGCGGCAATGAGTCTTCTTATGTCGATTCTCCGGCTAATTGCTCGCATGTAATTCCGGTAGGGGCTACTGACTCAGGCGACAATCTGGCTTCTTTCTCAAATTACGGTTCAGAGATGACCCAGGGCGGGCTTACGGCGCCTGGCGATAATCTTTTAACCACGGATCTAGCCGGCGCCTACACCTACGCTTCCGGCACTTCATTTTCGGCCCCCATGGTTTCGGGACTTGCGGCGCTTATCTGGTCAGCCAAACCGGGACTTTCTCCCGGCCAAGTTTGGGATATAATGAAAAATTCCGCTGACGATCTTGGCATGCCGGGGGCCGACCAGTACTTTGGTTTCGGCCGTATAAACGCTTTGAAAGCTATGCGTCTTGCCGTTAATAATACATATGCGGATTTTAAAGGCGCCTTTAAATCGCTGCCTTTACCAAATCCTTTCCGGCCTAAAACCGACAAAACTATTGTTTTTACCATTCCGACTGAACTTTTGGCGGGAAATGTTGAGCTTAGAATTTACACCCAGGAAGGTGAACTTGTGAAAAAACTTTCAAGCCCCGGTTGGGATGGGAAAAACGAGTCGGGGTTTTTCGTGGCAAGCGGCGTTTATGTTTTTCACCTTAAAACCGACAAAGGAAGCGCGAAAGGCAAGTTCGCCGTGATAAGGTAA
- a CDS encoding TIGR02253 family HAD-type hydrolase, with translation MIKAVIFDIDNTLMDFMRMKRASVDAAVDAMIDAGLSTPKDKMVDKIFKVYWAEGIEDQNIFDKVLTSEFGQIDYKILAAGIIGYKRAKEGHMTLYPHVKLTLTELLKAGVKMGVVSDAPRLPVWLRIVGLGLHHYFDHVVTLDDTGEKKPSPKPFKKILELLKVKPAEAVMVGDWAERDITGAKNLGIQTAWAKYGNEFDTKVSGADYELDDIHDLLAVIRGMNEK, from the coding sequence ATGATAAAAGCCGTAATTTTTGACATCGACAATACCCTCATGGATTTCATGCGTATGAAGCGCGCCTCCGTGGACGCGGCTGTGGACGCCATGATAGACGCGGGCTTGAGCACGCCGAAAGATAAAATGGTGGACAAAATTTTCAAGGTCTATTGGGCGGAAGGGATAGAGGATCAGAATATCTTCGATAAGGTTCTTACCAGCGAGTTCGGCCAGATAGATTACAAAATTTTAGCCGCGGGGATCATCGGCTACAAGCGGGCCAAAGAGGGACACATGACCCTCTACCCGCATGTAAAACTCACCCTCACCGAGCTTTTAAAGGCCGGGGTTAAAATGGGCGTGGTTTCGGACGCCCCGCGCCTGCCTGTCTGGCTGCGCATAGTCGGTTTAGGCCTTCACCACTATTTTGACCATGTGGTCACCTTGGACGATACGGGCGAGAAAAAACCCTCTCCCAAGCCTTTCAAAAAAATACTTGAACTTTTAAAGGTAAAACCCGCGGAGGCGGTGATGGTCGGCGATTGGGCCGAACGAGACATTACAGGCGCCAAAAATCTTGGTATCCAGACGGCCTGGGCTAAATATGGCAATGAGTTCGACACCAAGGTTTCCGGAGCCGATTACGAGCTGGACGATATCCATGATCTGCTTGCGGTCATAAGGGGGATGAATGAAAAGTAA
- the efp gene encoding elongation factor P — translation MILATEFKEGDIFINENGQTVEVLTHQHHRKSQARAVVRVKLRNLDTGSVIETAYRPEDKFKEVMVEKRPKTYMYNDGTMAYFMDNANYEQLGLSMEKIGSLMQFLSDNMEVQGLYLDERFYNIELPANLVMVVTETVAGVKGDTVSNVTKPAKVSTGLEVKVPLFVNEGDKIRVDTRTFEYVERVTEPRK, via the coding sequence ATGATACTAGCTACTGAATTCAAAGAAGGCGACATCTTCATAAATGAGAACGGCCAGACCGTCGAGGTTCTTACTCATCAGCATCACCGCAAGTCCCAGGCCAGGGCCGTGGTTCGCGTCAAGCTGCGAAACCTTGATACCGGCTCGGTAATTGAAACCGCTTACAGGCCCGAGGACAAATTTAAGGAAGTTATGGTGGAAAAACGTCCGAAAACCTACATGTATAACGATGGAACGATGGCCTATTTCATGGATAATGCGAATTATGAACAGTTGGGCCTGAGCATGGAAAAAATAGGCAGCCTCATGCAGTTTCTCAGCGATAACATGGAAGTGCAGGGTCTTTATCTTGACGAAAGGTTTTACAATATAGAGCTGCCGGCAAATTTAGTGATGGTAGTCACCGAGACGGTAGCCGGCGTTAAAGGTGATACGGTTTCCAATGTCACCAAACCCGCCAAAGTGTCGACCGGTCTTGAAGTTAAAGTGCCGCTTTTTGTGAACGAAGGCGATAAAATACGGGTGGATACCAGAACATTTGAATACGTTGAAAGGGTGACAGAGCCGAGAAAGTAG
- a CDS encoding M48 family metallopeptidase, which produces MNLFEQQAHNRRMTAFIMSVFVALFLFIGLGFDFFYLSFNPAPDPKYNLTSSGYYEADTHTAQPIPYGTIIALLIGLGMAANSMLNGPAMVLKSTMARRAVSTDEKEKQLINIVEEMATAAGLPPPTVYIVPDPDLNAFATGTNPANSVIAVTEGLLGSLNREEMQGVVAHEMSHIRNYDMRLMTVTAALIGAIGLLSDFAGRSTRYSRVSTGGGSSSSSSSGGGSKKGLGPLMLVLFVLWIALVILAPILSRLLAMAVSREREYLADASGAELTRNPLSLASALEKIRNAVMPTYAINNGVAHMCITDPRGSLIEEKMGLAADLFATHPPMEKRILALKAMAYQSSRGQTTG; this is translated from the coding sequence ATGAACCTCTTCGAACAACAGGCGCACAACAGACGGATGACGGCTTTCATTATGAGCGTCTTTGTGGCGCTGTTTTTATTCATAGGGCTTGGGTTTGACTTTTTTTATCTTAGCTTTAATCCCGCGCCGGACCCGAAATATAACCTGACCTCGTCCGGTTATTACGAGGCCGACACCCACACCGCCCAGCCGATCCCATACGGCACAATAATAGCGCTCCTCATCGGTTTGGGTATGGCTGCCAACAGCATGCTGAACGGCCCGGCCATGGTGCTCAAGTCCACTATGGCCAGGCGCGCCGTGTCTACGGATGAAAAAGAAAAGCAGCTGATAAATATAGTTGAGGAGATGGCCACGGCGGCGGGGCTGCCGCCTCCTACGGTCTATATAGTTCCGGACCCTGACCTGAACGCGTTTGCCACCGGCACGAATCCAGCCAATTCCGTTATTGCCGTCACCGAGGGGCTCTTGGGTTCGCTCAACCGCGAGGAGATGCAGGGCGTGGTGGCTCACGAGATGAGCCACATAAGGAATTACGACATGCGCCTTATGACGGTGACTGCGGCGCTCATCGGAGCTATCGGCCTCTTAAGCGATTTCGCCGGCAGAAGTACGCGCTACTCAAGGGTTTCTACCGGCGGCGGCTCCTCATCTTCCTCTTCTTCAGGCGGGGGCTCAAAAAAGGGGTTGGGACCGCTGATGCTGGTCTTGTTCGTTTTATGGATAGCGCTTGTGATACTTGCGCCTATTCTCTCGCGGCTTCTTGCCATGGCGGTTTCGCGCGAGCGTGAATATCTGGCCGACGCTTCCGGCGCCGAGCTGACCAGAAATCCGCTTTCACTCGCGTCTGCGCTTGAAAAAATACGTAACGCCGTCATGCCCACTTACGCCATAAACAACGGAGTGGCGCATATGTGCATAACGGACCCGCGCGGCAGCCTGATAGAGGAAAAAATGGGCCTCGCGGCTGACCTTTTCGCCACCCATCCCCCCATGGAAAAACGGATACTGGCATTAAAGGCAATGGCGTACCAAAGCAGCAGGGGGCAAACTACAGGGTAG
- a CDS encoding LemA family protein gives MVVLAVVLLLLGFGVVAIFNSLIRLRNQVANAFKQIDVQLKRRHDLIPNLVASVQGEMKFEKETLTGVIQARAAAVSAGQGGNPGDIMAKEGMLTQALGRLMAVAENYPNLKANESVKSLMEELTHTENQIGFSRQFYNDVVTSFNNRQQTFPANVLASMMGFSAATLWELPADSPERETPKVDLTV, from the coding sequence ATGGTTGTATTAGCGGTTGTTTTGTTGCTTTTGGGTTTTGGAGTAGTGGCCATTTTTAACAGCCTCATAAGGCTCAGGAATCAGGTGGCTAACGCCTTCAAACAGATAGATGTGCAGCTTAAAAGGCGCCACGATCTTATTCCCAATCTGGTCGCCTCCGTCCAGGGAGAAATGAAGTTTGAAAAGGAAACCCTTACAGGAGTCATACAGGCCCGCGCGGCCGCGGTTTCAGCCGGGCAGGGCGGCAATCCCGGCGACATTATGGCCAAGGAAGGCATGCTCACGCAGGCCCTGGGCAGATTGATGGCCGTGGCGGAAAATTACCCCAACCTCAAGGCCAACGAATCCGTTAAATCGCTTATGGAAGAGCTGACCCACACTGAAAATCAGATCGGTTTTTCCCGCCAGTTCTATAACGATGTGGTAACCAGCTTCAATAACCGGCAGCAGACATTCCCCGCCAATGTGTTAGCCTCTATGATGGGCTTCTCTGCAGCGACGCTTTGGGAACTGCCGGCCGACTCCCCCGAACGGGAAACCCCCAAGGTGGACCTGACGGTATAA
- a CDS encoding aminopeptidase P family protein produces the protein MNFYARRIKDLQGLLKDDKIDALVVTRPLETAFLTGFSMDGYIMLVSRTDAWAFMPKMLLEQFNSKAPFINAASCDNTLEAVISKVKEQKLKKTAFEPETETYLRGQFWAKQGCLEKKGLTASLRLIKEGEEVTALRHSCRIAAEAFKRIKPRVKRGRTEISVSRELEDLMQAMGAKGPSFNLIIGFGPDSALPHHESSERELKNNEAVLIDFGCIYKGYCSDITRTFFYGRPTPEFLKIHSIVAASQKAGVKAVKAGVKARLVDKVCRDHIADAGYGQYFIHGTGHGVGLEIHEAPTLNTKSEETLKAGMAVTVEPGIYLSGKFGVRIEDSVLVKKNGCEILTK, from the coding sequence ATGAACTTTTACGCTAGAAGAATCAAAGATTTGCAGGGGCTTCTTAAAGACGATAAAATTGACGCTTTGGTGGTGACGCGTCCGCTTGAAACCGCTTTCCTGACCGGATTCTCCATGGACGGCTACATTATGCTTGTTTCAAGGACTGATGCCTGGGCTTTTATGCCTAAAATGCTGCTGGAGCAGTTTAATTCAAAAGCCCCGTTCATAAACGCCGCCTCCTGCGATAACACGCTTGAAGCGGTTATTTCCAAGGTGAAAGAACAGAAATTAAAAAAAACCGCCTTTGAACCTGAGACAGAAACATATTTGCGCGGGCAATTTTGGGCAAAACAGGGTTGTCTGGAGAAAAAGGGGCTTACCGCTTCTCTGCGGCTCATAAAAGAGGGGGAGGAGGTAACCGCGCTCAGGCATTCCTGCCGCATAGCGGCGGAGGCTTTCAAACGCATAAAACCCCGAGTGAAACGGGGTAGAACGGAAATTTCGGTTTCCAGAGAGCTTGAGGACCTTATGCAGGCTATGGGCGCTAAAGGGCCTTCTTTTAACCTTATCATCGGTTTCGGTCCCGACTCAGCCCTGCCGCACCATGAGAGTTCGGAGCGCGAACTTAAAAATAACGAGGCGGTATTGATCGATTTCGGCTGCATTTACAAAGGCTATTGTTCCGACATAACCCGCACTTTCTTCTACGGCAGGCCTACCCCGGAATTTCTTAAAATCCATTCCATTGTGGCCGCGTCCCAAAAAGCGGGAGTTAAGGCCGTCAAGGCAGGAGTAAAGGCCCGGCTTGTGGACAAGGTCTGCAGGGACCATATCGCGGATGCCGGTTACGGCCAGTATTTTATACATGGCACCGGTCACGGCGTGGGGCTGGAGATCCATGAGGCGCCCACCCTTAATACCAAGTCGGAAGAAACCTTAAAGGCGGGCATGGCGGTTACGGTGGAGCCCGGCATTTATCTCAGCGGCAAATTCGGCGTGAGAATAGAAGATTCTGTGCTGGTGAAAAAAAACGGTTGTGAAATACTGACAAAATAA
- the rsmA gene encoding 16S rRNA (adenine(1518)-N(6)/adenine(1519)-N(6))-dimethyltransferase RsmA, with translation MPKYSQVFLTDKRVCAEIVSALDGEKFENLVEIGPGRGALTDFLYPRYGPRFKAVEIDPEMADFLRGKYPGISLVNRDFLELDLAAEMRGAKTAFIGNLPYSCSTPILERVLRLENFALAVFMFQKEVARKLTAERGTHDYGYLSISAQARADITLLADVGAASFQPEPEVDSSVLVLRPRKFLAAELEKELFSLLKSAFSHRRKTLVNSLALSGRFSKTAVESALSKINLESRVRPQELSLEDYLKLIAELRAR, from the coding sequence ATGCCTAAATACAGCCAGGTGTTTTTAACAGACAAGCGGGTTTGCGCTGAAATAGTTTCCGCTCTTGACGGGGAGAAATTTGAAAATCTGGTGGAAATAGGGCCCGGCCGCGGCGCCCTTACGGATTTCCTTTATCCCAGATACGGGCCGCGTTTTAAAGCGGTGGAAATTGACCCCGAGATGGCTGATTTCCTGCGCGGAAAATATCCCGGCATAAGCCTGGTTAACCGGGATTTTCTTGAACTGGACCTCGCTGCGGAAATGCGCGGGGCAAAGACGGCTTTCATAGGGAATCTCCCGTACTCCTGCTCCACCCCGATACTTGAGCGGGTCCTCCGCCTTGAAAATTTTGCGCTTGCGGTTTTTATGTTCCAGAAAGAGGTGGCCCGCAAGCTGACCGCGGAGCGCGGTACACACGACTACGGCTATCTTTCTATTTCCGCGCAGGCGCGCGCCGATATTACTTTACTGGCTGACGTGGGGGCGGCCAGCTTCCAGCCGGAGCCGGAAGTGGATTCTTCCGTGCTTGTTTTAAGGCCGCGGAAGTTTTTGGCCGCGGAGCTTGAAAAAGAACTTTTCAGCTTACTAAAATCCGCTTTCTCGCACAGAAGAAAAACCCTGGTTAATTCACTCGCTCTTTCGGGCAGGTTCTCAAAGACAGCCGTAGAAAGCGCGCTTTCAAAAATCAACCTGGAATCCAGAGTCAGGCCTCAGGAGTTGTCGCTTGAAGATTACCTGAAACTAATCGCGGAGTTAAGGGCTCGTTAA